The Uruburuella testudinis genome window below encodes:
- a CDS encoding muconate/chloromuconate family cycloisomerase encodes MIKSIETLLLEVPTIRPHKLSVTTMNTQTLVLVHIMFSDGLESWGEATTIGGLNYAEESPAAIKTNIDTYIAPLLLQAQPQNTARAMQLLHTHIKGNRFAKSAIETALLDAQAKRLGTPLSELLGGAVHDALPVAWTLASGQTDQDIAEAEHMIGAGRHRIFKLKIGLNSVADDVRHVLAVKQALGSSISVRVDVNQAWTELEAMRGIAMLEDGGIDLIEQPVAAGNRNALKRLCEHFNVAIMADEAVLGPQNAFELAAGHYADVFAVKINQAGGLRNAALVGQTAALAGIELYGGTMLEGAVGTLASAHVFSTYPELAFGTELFGPLLLTEDIMTEPLPYRDFMLQLPKKPGLGIEVDKEKVYRLRTA; translated from the coding sequence ATGATTAAGTCTATCGAAACCTTGCTGCTGGAAGTGCCGACCATCCGGCCGCACAAACTTTCTGTTACCACCATGAACACGCAAACACTGGTGTTGGTGCACATCATGTTTTCAGACGGCCTCGAGAGCTGGGGCGAAGCCACCACCATCGGCGGCTTGAATTATGCCGAAGAAAGCCCGGCCGCCATCAAAACCAATATAGACACCTACATCGCCCCGCTGCTGTTGCAGGCGCAGCCGCAAAATACCGCCCGGGCCATGCAGCTGCTGCACACCCACATCAAAGGCAACCGTTTTGCCAAAAGCGCCATCGAAACCGCCCTGCTCGATGCGCAGGCCAAACGCTTGGGCACACCTTTAAGCGAGCTGCTCGGCGGTGCGGTACACGATGCGCTGCCGGTAGCTTGGACGCTGGCCAGCGGCCAAACCGATCAAGACATCGCCGAGGCCGAACACATGATCGGCGCAGGCCGCCACCGCATTTTCAAGCTGAAAATCGGCCTCAACAGCGTAGCCGATGATGTGCGCCACGTGTTGGCCGTCAAACAAGCCCTCGGCAGCAGCATCAGCGTGCGCGTGGATGTGAATCAGGCCTGGACGGAGCTGGAAGCCATGCGCGGCATTGCCATGCTGGAAGACGGCGGCATCGATTTAATCGAACAACCCGTGGCCGCCGGCAACCGCAATGCGCTCAAACGGCTGTGCGAGCATTTCAACGTAGCCATCATGGCCGATGAAGCGGTGTTGGGGCCGCAAAACGCCTTCGAGCTGGCCGCCGGGCATTATGCAGATGTGTTCGCCGTTAAAATCAATCAGGCCGGCGGTTTGCGCAATGCCGCGCTGGTGGGGCAAACCGCGGCGCTGGCCGGCATCGAGCTTTACGGCGGCACCATGCTCGAAGGCGCCGTCGGCACACTGGCCTCGGCACATGTGTTCAGCACTTACCCCGAGCTGGCCTTCGGCACCGAGCTGTTCGGCCCGCTGCTGCTCACCGAAGACATCATGACCGAGCCGCTGCCTTACCGCGACTTTATGCTGCAACTGCCGAAAAAACCGGGGCTGGGCATTGAAGTAGACAAAGAAAAAGTCTACCGCCTGCGCACCGCCTAA
- the catA gene encoding catechol 1,2-dioxygenase: MNHQQIDQLVKSFNVDTAKGEVNPRVQAVTVRLVSDLFKAIEDLDLTPHEVWKGMEFLIDAAKANEIGLFAAGLGLERFIDIRADEAEEKAGLSGGTPRTIEGPLYVYGAPESVGFARMDDGAESDHAKPMILEGMVYGADGQPLPNAKVEVWHANTLGNYSFFDSTQSDFNHRRTIFTDENGRYKAQSIVPNGYGCPPQGYTQALLDQLGRHGRRPAHVHYFVTADGHRKLTTQINIDGDEYLWDDFAFASREGLVPPLQEVSDEAAIAEQGLDKAYAHIVFDIHLLPESEGVFEAENERRRASA; the protein is encoded by the coding sequence ATGAACCACCAGCAAATCGACCAATTGGTTAAAAGTTTTAATGTCGACACCGCCAAAGGCGAAGTCAACCCGCGCGTTCAGGCAGTTACCGTGCGGCTGGTGTCGGATTTGTTTAAAGCCATCGAAGATCTCGACCTCACGCCCCACGAAGTGTGGAAAGGCATGGAATTTTTGATTGATGCGGCCAAAGCCAACGAAATCGGCCTGTTTGCCGCCGGCCTCGGTTTGGAGCGTTTTATCGACATTCGTGCCGATGAAGCCGAAGAAAAAGCCGGTTTGTCGGGCGGCACGCCGCGCACCATCGAAGGCCCCTTATATGTTTACGGCGCGCCTGAGAGCGTGGGTTTTGCCCGCATGGACGACGGCGCCGAATCCGACCATGCCAAACCGATGATTCTCGAAGGCATGGTTTACGGTGCCGACGGCCAGCCGTTGCCGAATGCCAAAGTGGAAGTGTGGCACGCCAATACATTGGGCAACTATTCTTTTTTCGACAGCACCCAGAGCGACTTCAACCACCGCCGCACCATCTTCACCGATGAAAACGGCCGCTACAAAGCCCAATCCATCGTACCCAACGGCTACGGCTGCCCGCCCCAAGGCTACACTCAGGCGCTGCTCGACCAGCTCGGCCGCCACGGCCGCCGCCCGGCGCATGTGCATTATTTTGTGACCGCCGACGGCCACCGCAAGCTCACGACCCAAATCAACATCGACGGCGACGAATACCTGTGGGACGACTTTGCCTTTGCCAGCCGCGAAGGTTTGGTGCCGCCGCTGCAAGAAGTGAGCGACGAAGCCGCTATTGCCGAACAAGGGTTGGATAAAGCCTATGCCCACATCGTGTTCGACATTCACTTGCTGCCTGAAAGCGAGGGGGTGTTTGAAGCCGAAAACGAGCGCCGCCGCGCCTCAGCCTAA
- a CDS encoding benzoate/H(+) symporter BenE family transporter produces MLKDLSLSAVTAGFLAVLISYAGPMVLMFQAASAAQVSTEMMITWVWAISVGAAVSGILLSWWLKAPVVTAWSAPGSALLIPLFPALSLGEMAGAYLTAAAIMLAIGLSGYFDKLMASIPKGVAAGMMAGILFQFGTHAFHAAGDVPLLLFAMLLTYLISKKWLPRYTVVLVFAVGLLLSKLTGNLDFSGVQFAITRPVWITPEWTFSATLSLALPLVMVSLTGQFLPGMAVLRLAGYRTQARPVMAVTGAASLLTACFGGISIALAAITASLCTGKDAHADPGKRYIAGISNGVFYLIGGLFAGAIVTLFAVLPQALVAILAGLALLGAIGSNIAAAIEDTQHREAAVITFLATASGMTLWGLGSAFWGVIIGMLSAWLLKPKTP; encoded by the coding sequence ATGTTAAAAGATCTCTCCCTTTCCGCCGTTACCGCCGGATTTTTGGCGGTATTGATTTCCTATGCCGGGCCGATGGTGCTGATGTTTCAGGCGGCCTCGGCGGCGCAGGTTTCTACCGAGATGATGATTACTTGGGTGTGGGCGATTTCTGTCGGCGCAGCGGTGTCGGGCATTCTCTTGAGCTGGTGGCTGAAAGCGCCGGTGGTCACGGCCTGGTCGGCACCGGGCAGCGCCTTGCTGATTCCCCTGTTCCCCGCGTTGAGCCTGGGCGAAATGGCCGGCGCCTACCTGACCGCCGCCGCCATCATGCTCGCCATCGGCCTTTCCGGCTATTTCGACAAACTGATGGCATCGATTCCCAAAGGCGTAGCCGCCGGCATGATGGCGGGAATTTTATTCCAGTTCGGCACCCATGCCTTTCATGCCGCAGGCGATGTGCCGCTGCTGCTGTTTGCCATGCTGTTGACGTATTTAATCAGTAAAAAATGGTTGCCGCGCTACACCGTAGTGCTGGTGTTTGCCGTCGGCCTGCTGTTGAGCAAATTAACCGGCAATCTGGATTTCAGCGGCGTGCAGTTTGCCATCACCCGTCCGGTGTGGATTACGCCTGAATGGACGTTTTCCGCCACCCTCAGCCTTGCCCTGCCCTTGGTGATGGTGAGCCTGACCGGCCAGTTTCTGCCCGGCATGGCGGTATTGCGGCTGGCGGGGTACCGCACGCAGGCCCGGCCGGTGATGGCCGTTACCGGCGCGGCTTCGCTGCTGACGGCCTGCTTCGGCGGCATCAGCATCGCGCTGGCCGCCATTACCGCCTCATTGTGCACCGGCAAAGATGCCCACGCCGACCCCGGCAAACGCTATATCGCCGGCATCAGCAACGGCGTGTTTTACCTGATCGGCGGCTTGTTTGCCGGCGCCATTGTGACCCTGTTTGCCGTATTGCCCCAAGCGCTGGTTGCTATTTTGGCCGGATTGGCGCTGCTGGGTGCCATCGGCAGCAATATTGCCGCCGCCATCGAAGACACACAGCACCGCGAAGCCGCCGTTATCACCTTTCTGGCCACCGCCTCAGGCATGACGCTGTGGGGTTTGGGCTCCGCCTTTTGGGGCGTAATCATCGGCATGCTCTCGGCATGGCTTTTAAAGCCTAAAACACCCTAG
- the benC gene encoding benzoate 1,2-dioxygenase electron transfer component BenC: MEHTIALQFEDGVTRFIGCRSGETVAEAAYRQKFNIPLDCRDGACGTCRSFCESGSFEMPESSYIEDALTPEEAAEGYVLTCQMKPTSDCVLRIASSSEAAKTGVTVYEGELAELEQLSESTIAFGIKTPAPEELVFLPGQYVNVTLPGSDETRSYSFSSAPMSEIARFVVRNVPGGKMSSYLSKEAAVGAKMQFAGPFGSFYLRPVTRPTLFLAGGTGIAPFLSMLDSLAVAGCHYPVNMVFGVTNDFDLVALEKLDDIQANHPWFHYTTCVVSEASSHPKKGYVTQHIESDWLNDGDVDIYLCGPVAMVEAVRGWLEQSGITPKSFHFEKFSASEQK; encoded by the coding sequence ATGGAACACACCATTGCCCTTCAATTTGAAGACGGTGTTACCCGCTTCATCGGCTGCCGCAGCGGAGAAACCGTGGCCGAAGCCGCCTACCGCCAAAAATTCAATATTCCGCTCGACTGCCGCGACGGCGCCTGCGGCACCTGCCGCAGCTTTTGCGAATCGGGCAGCTTCGAGATGCCCGAGAGCAGCTATATCGAAGATGCACTCACGCCTGAAGAAGCGGCCGAGGGCTATGTGCTCACTTGCCAGATGAAACCCACTTCCGATTGTGTGTTGCGCATCGCCTCATCTTCTGAAGCCGCCAAAACCGGCGTCACCGTTTACGAAGGCGAGCTGGCCGAACTGGAGCAGCTCTCCGAATCTACCATCGCATTCGGCATCAAAACGCCTGCACCTGAAGAGCTGGTGTTTTTGCCCGGCCAATATGTCAATGTGACCCTGCCCGGCAGTGATGAAACCCGTTCTTATTCGTTCAGCTCCGCGCCGATGAGCGAGATTGCCCGCTTTGTGGTGCGCAATGTACCCGGCGGCAAAATGAGCAGTTATTTGAGCAAAGAGGCCGCTGTGGGTGCAAAAATGCAGTTTGCCGGCCCTTTCGGCAGCTTCTACCTGCGCCCGGTTACCCGCCCGACGCTGTTTCTCGCCGGCGGCACCGGTATCGCGCCGTTTCTCTCGATGCTCGACAGCCTGGCGGTAGCGGGCTGCCATTATCCGGTGAATATGGTGTTCGGCGTTACCAACGATTTCGACTTGGTGGCATTGGAAAAACTCGACGACATACAGGCCAACCATCCGTGGTTCCACTACACCACCTGCGTGGTCAGCGAAGCGAGCAGCCATCCGAAAAAAGGCTATGTCACCCAACATATTGAAAGCGATTGGCTGAATGACGGTGATGTCGATATTTATCTGTGCGGCCCCGTTGCCATGGTGGAAGCTGTGCGTGGCTGGTTGGAACAATCGGGTATCACACCGAAAAGCTTCCATTTCGAGAAATTTTCCGCCAGCGAGCAAAAATAA
- the benB gene encoding benzoate 1,2-dioxygenase small subunit: MSSRIEQVSQFLYREARYLDDKQWNEWLACYHPEASFWMPSWDDDGTLVSDPQREISLIYYPDRQGLEDRVFRIETERSSATIPDTRTSHNISNVEIMAQEGDKLTVRFNWLTFSFRYHTTNTYYGCSEYDLDMSGAAPLITRKYVVLKNDYINQLIDVYHV; encoded by the coding sequence ATGAGCAGCCGCATCGAACAAGTAAGCCAGTTTCTCTACCGCGAAGCCCGTTATCTGGATGATAAACAATGGAACGAATGGCTGGCCTGCTACCACCCCGAAGCTTCGTTTTGGATGCCGAGCTGGGACGACGACGGCACGCTGGTCAGCGATCCGCAACGTGAAATCTCGCTGATCTACTACCCCGACCGCCAAGGGCTGGAAGACCGCGTGTTCCGTATCGAAACCGAGCGCTCCAGCGCCACCATTCCCGACACCCGTACTTCGCACAACATCAGCAATGTCGAGATTATGGCGCAAGAAGGCGACAAACTGACCGTGCGTTTCAACTGGCTCACCTTCAGTTTTCGCTATCACACCACCAATACATATTACGGCTGCTCCGAATATGATTTGGATATGTCGGGCGCTGCGCCGCTGATTACGCGCAAATACGTGGTGTTGAAAAACGATTACATCAACCAACTGATTGATGTCTACCATGTTTAG
- the catC gene encoding muconolactone Delta-isomerase, which produces MLFHIRMDVHLPENMPSETAARIKAEEKAYFQTLQQSGKWRHIWRIAGQYSNISIFDVADNEELHRILSSLPLFPHMQIEVTALCRHPSSLHADDR; this is translated from the coding sequence ATGTTATTCCACATCCGCATGGACGTTCATCTGCCTGAAAACATGCCGTCTGAAACCGCAGCGCGCATCAAGGCCGAAGAAAAAGCCTATTTCCAAACCCTGCAACAGAGCGGCAAATGGCGGCACATCTGGCGCATTGCCGGCCAGTATTCCAACATCAGCATTTTTGATGTGGCCGATAACGAAGAGCTGCACCGTATTTTATCTTCGCTGCCGTTGTTTCCCCATATGCAGATAGAAGTAACGGCATTGTGCCGCCATCCCTCATCGCTGCATGCCGATGACCGTTGA
- a CDS encoding 1,6-dihydroxycyclohexa-2,4-diene-1-carboxylate dehydrogenase, with product MNKRFDHKICVVTGAAQGIGQGVALALAAEGGAVVLADRSEFVHETAAAIRTQGGRCLTVLADLETFAGAQSVVDAAVAEFGCVDVAIHNVGGTIWAKPYQEYAEAEIEAEVRRSLFPTLWSCRAVLPQMIAQQGGSIVNISSIATRSIHRIPYAAAKGGVNAMSMSLAMEHASDGIRVNAVATGGTEAPPRKVPRNPKPMSEEEQVWYQAIIDQTVTSSLMKRYGSIQEQVGAILFLASDDASYITGTVLPVGGGDVGMG from the coding sequence ATGAACAAGCGTTTTGACCATAAAATCTGCGTGGTAACCGGCGCGGCACAAGGCATCGGCCAAGGCGTGGCGCTGGCTCTGGCAGCAGAAGGCGGTGCGGTGGTGCTGGCCGACCGCAGCGAATTCGTACATGAAACCGCCGCCGCCATCCGCACACAAGGCGGCCGCTGCCTGACGGTGTTGGCCGATTTGGAAACCTTTGCCGGTGCGCAAAGCGTGGTGGATGCAGCGGTGGCCGAATTCGGATGTGTTGATGTGGCCATCCACAACGTCGGCGGCACCATTTGGGCGAAGCCGTATCAGGAGTATGCCGAAGCCGAAATCGAAGCCGAAGTGCGCCGCTCGCTGTTTCCCACTTTATGGAGCTGCCGCGCCGTATTGCCGCAGATGATTGCGCAACAGGGCGGCAGCATCGTCAACATTTCTTCGATTGCCACCCGCAGCATCCACCGTATCCCTTATGCTGCTGCCAAAGGCGGAGTGAATGCAATGAGCATGAGCTTGGCAATGGAGCATGCTTCAGACGGCATCCGCGTCAACGCCGTTGCCACCGGCGGCACCGAAGCCCCGCCGCGCAAAGTACCGCGCAATCCCAAGCCGATGAGCGAGGAGGAGCAGGTGTGGTATCAGGCCATTATCGACCAAACCGTGACATCCAGCCTGATGAAGCGCTACGGCAGCATTCAGGAGCAAGTAGGCGCGATTCTGTTTTTGGCCTCTGATGATGCCAGTTACATCACGGGAACGGTGTTGCCGGTGGGCGGCGGCGACGTAGGCATGGGTTGA
- the benA gene encoding benzoate 1,2-dioxygenase large subunit, whose product MIPIHTEKKRLDDFLIEDHATGDYRLHRSAFTDEELFELEMKHIFEGNWIYLAHESQIPKINDYYTTHIGRQPVVIARNRQGELNAFINACTHRGAQLCRFKKGNKATYTCPFHGWTFNNSGKLLKVKDPEDAGYPDCFNKEGSHDLKKVARFENYRGFLFGSINPDVAPLSEFLGEAAKIIDMIVDQSEDGLEVLRGASTYTFNGNWKLQAENGADGYHVSAVHWNYAATTQHRKEVNAADNIRAMSAGSWAKQGGGFYSFENGHMLLWTNWANPEDRPNWDRREEFAEKFGQATADWMVQRSRNLCLYPNVYLMDQFGSQIRLLRPLAVDKTEVTIYCIAPKNESAEARAHRIRQYEDFFNVSGMATPDDLEEFRSCQEGYNGIALEWNDMCRGAAHWIEGADQAAADIGLKPLLSGVKTEDEGLYTVQHRYWLQEMKKATAAQTAQEGDGQ is encoded by the coding sequence ATGATTCCGATTCATACCGAAAAAAAACGTCTCGATGATTTTCTGATTGAAGACCACGCAACCGGCGATTACCGCCTGCACCGCAGCGCCTTCACCGATGAAGAGCTGTTTGAGCTGGAGATGAAACACATTTTCGAAGGCAACTGGATTTATCTGGCGCACGAAAGCCAGATTCCCAAGATCAACGATTACTACACCACCCACATCGGCCGTCAGCCGGTTGTGATTGCCCGCAACCGCCAAGGCGAATTAAACGCCTTTATCAACGCCTGCACCCACCGTGGCGCCCAGCTGTGCCGTTTCAAAAAAGGCAACAAAGCCACCTATACCTGCCCTTTTCACGGCTGGACGTTTAACAACAGCGGCAAACTTTTGAAAGTAAAAGACCCTGAAGACGCCGGCTACCCCGACTGCTTCAACAAAGAAGGCTCGCACGACTTGAAAAAAGTAGCGCGCTTTGAAAACTACCGCGGCTTTTTGTTCGGCAGCATCAACCCCGATGTTGCCCCCTTGAGCGAATTTTTAGGCGAAGCGGCCAAAATTATCGACATGATTGTCGACCAATCTGAAGACGGGCTGGAAGTATTGCGCGGCGCTTCAACTTACACCTTCAACGGCAACTGGAAGCTGCAAGCCGAAAACGGCGCCGACGGCTACCATGTTTCCGCCGTGCATTGGAATTACGCCGCCACCACCCAGCACCGTAAAGAAGTAAATGCCGCCGACAATATCCGCGCCATGAGCGCCGGCAGCTGGGCCAAGCAGGGCGGCGGTTTCTACTCGTTTGAAAACGGCCACATGCTGTTGTGGACCAACTGGGCCAACCCCGAAGACCGCCCCAATTGGGACAGACGCGAAGAATTCGCCGAAAAATTCGGTCAGGCCACCGCCGATTGGATGGTGCAGCGCTCGCGCAACCTCTGCCTTTACCCGAATGTGTATCTGATGGATCAATTCGGCTCGCAAATCCGCCTGCTGCGCCCGCTGGCGGTCGATAAAACCGAAGTCACGATTTACTGCATCGCACCCAAAAACGAATCGGCAGAAGCCCGCGCCCACCGTATCCGCCAATATGAAGATTTTTTCAACGTCAGCGGCATGGCCACGCCCGACGATTTGGAAGAATTCCGCTCCTGCCAAGAAGGCTACAACGGCATTGCGCTTGAGTGGAACGACATGTGCCGCGGTGCTGCCCACTGGATTGAAGGAGCCGACCAAGCCGCCGCCGATATCGGCCTCAAGCCGCTGCTCTCCGGCGTAAAAACCGAAGACGAAGGTTTGTATACCGTACAACACCGCTACTGGCTGCAAGAGATGAAAAAAGCCACCGCCGCGCAAACCGCACAAGAAGGAGACGGACAATGA